TATCTTAAATTTTAGaacttttacttttaaaattataagtgATGAAGTATTTAATAATAAATCTGATCagcaaaaatatttaataataacaaAAGTAGGAAGTACATAAACTGaatgaaatataataaatgttaaattcattttTGATAGAATTCAATTCATATCAATCTCAATTACTATCTGGATATTAATTCTTTGTATCACTTTTTATTAAGGATaatttaaatatgtaaaaataaaagTTAGTGTCCTTTTACATCCAAAAATGTTTGAAGCACAATTTTACTCGTAGGCATGCAAACACACTGTTACACAGGATTTGTTCATGTAGTACCAGTGATCTCAAAAATAAATACTGAATAAGTAATTTGAAATTTCATTTGTGAAAAGCATATTACTAACATAAAATTTGAGTCACAAATATCAAGTTCTCAATCATTGATAGCTGCGAGAAACTGAATTAGCAAAAAGTACTTGTAAGCTATGAATGCACAATCTGAAAATTAGCTAAATATTTGAAATTACATTAGCACGTACaagcataataaattattaaaaagccCTTCGGTTGGGATTTAGATGGTATGTTTAATACCACTTGATTTTTGTATTTAAACATGGTCTTAAGAATTTTATTTGTTTGGAGTGACTTCTTGTTAGATATTCAGGTTTCTTGAGGCTTCTTTTTCATGCATGCTTGTAACTAGACCTGTTTGTATACTGATGCTTATCTTTTTTACTATGACTTTCTACCCAGCATAAAGCTCCCCTTATAGAGGAACTTGAAGAGCATATGCAGAAACTTAATGAAGAACGGGCATTGGCTGTCTTGGAAAGAAGATCTGCAAACAATGATGATGAAATGCTGGAGGTTGAAGCAGCTGTGAAAGCAGCAATGTTGGTTTTCAGTGAACGTGGAAGCAGTGCCATAATGATTGAAGTTGCTACAAATGCAGCCCAGGCTGCATCCGTTGCCATTAGAGAACAAGTAAATTTACCGGTTAAGTTAGATGAATTTGGTAGAGATGTTAACCGGCAGAAACGTTTGGATATGGAACGAAGGGCTGAGGCTCGTCAACGCAGGAAAGCTCGATTTGATTCTAAGAGATTATCATCCATGGAGACAGACCATTCCTACCAGAAAatagaaggagaatcaagcactGACGAGAGTGATAGTGAGGGTACAGCATATCGATCAAACCGTGACATGTTGCTTCAAACAGCAAATGAaattttcagtgatgcatctGAGGAATATTCCCAACTTTCTGCTGTTAAACAGAAGTTTGAAAAATTGAAGAAAGATTATTCTTCAAGCTATCGGGATGCTTACATGTCATTAAGTATTCCTTCTATCTTCTCTCCATATGTAAGACTTGAGCTGCTTAGGTGGGACCCACTCCATGGTGATGAAGACTTTTCTGATATGAAATGGTAATGGTGCTTAACTAAAGAACTTCAGTTATATtgctaattgaacttaaatagcCTGTTTTGAGTCTTTTGATATGGGCTTGCTGCCTTTGTTATCTTAGTTTATGGTGATTGGTGCTAACAAAGGTGCATGCTTCAATGAACAAACACATGATAAAGGTTTATTATTGTATCTGTTTCAATTAGAATTTATGCTAAGAAGTACCCTGTTTTGAATATTTTGATATGGGCTTGGTTATCTCGGTTTGATTGGTAGAAACAAAGGTGCATGCTTGAATGAACAGACACATGTTAAAGGTTTATACTTTGCATCTGTTTTAATTATTATTCGTACTAAGAATATCTTTCACCTTTGCAGGCATAATTTGCTATTCAATTATGGTTTTTGTGAAGATGGAAGTTCTGCACTTGATGATTCTGATGCTAACCTCATTCCTGCACTAGTGGAAAAGATTGCGCTTCCAGTATTGCATCATGAAATTTCCCATTGTTGGGACTTGCTTAGCACACAAGAAACAAAGAATGCTGTTTCTGCAACGAGTTTGATTATAGATTATGTTCCTCCTTCTAGTGAGGCTTTAGCAGAATTATTAGTTACTATCCGCTCTCGTCTAAGGGATGCGATTACTGATATTGTGGTATttactctctctctctttctctgtatatatatatttatatctcaATCTAGCTTTCTTTAACTCTGTGTGTGCACATCTGCAGAAAGGCATCTGTGCCTCTATGTGTGTCTTATCTTTGACTATGGACATGTTAACTCATAACTGTTCTTATTATTGTGATTCTTTGATATTTTTGCTTCGCAGGTCCCAACATGGAGCCCACTTGTGATGAAGGCTGTGCCAAATGCTGCACGAGTTGCTGCATATCGGTTTGGGATGTCTGTTCGTTTGATGAGAAATATCTGCTTGTGGAAGGATATCCTGGCATTGCCAGTTTTAGAGAGGCTTGCTCTAGATGACCTTTTGTGTGGGAAAATTTTACCTCATATTCGGTGCATTGCTTCAGATGTTCATGATGCTGTCACAAGAACAGAACGTATTGTAGCTTCTTTATCTGGGGTGTGGGCAGGCACAAATGTCTCACGAGATTCCAGGTACTAATAGTCTGTTAAGGTGCATTAAATTTCCATAATTGCTCTCCACCTGCTGTGATCAAATTGGTCATCTGTGTTACCTATTGAACCGAGTAATTTTGCGCATCCATGGTTCAATTATGCTTGAACTGTTAAATAATCTACAAATTTGAATAAATATCCAACATCCTGCTCCTGTCATTCCTGGCCTCTTCCCCCGTGGATTATTGCTTGTTTCATCTACATTTTTTCTGCTTTCCCTGTTCTTGGTCTGTAATCATTGTTTTACtgtttacttttcaaatttatcTCTCTCGAAATTCACACCAATACGTTACACTCATAATAGAAGTTATATGTACATAATTATAACATAAAAGGCTCACCTTTTAAACGACTGCAAGGGTACTGGTCTGGTATTTTCCGACTTAATTACATGATTGCTTCTCGTTCGGAAGCTTCCTGACTTCTGCATCTCATGATTTTTCTTTTTTACTCTTTAAATGTGCAGTAGCAAGTTGCAACCGCTGGTGGATTGTGTGTTGTCGTTAGGAAAAACATTGGAGAGAAGGCATGCGTCAGGTGTGAGTGAAAGTGAGGCTGGTGGACTAGCTCGTCGGTTGAAGAAAATGTTGGTTGAGCTAAATGAATATGACAATGCTAGGGATATAGCGAGGAGGTTTCATCTAAAGGAAGCATTGTGAACCATGCCTTGTTAAGGATAAGATTTGATTAACCTCGCTGAGTGAGACTAGTAAAGTTGTCCAATGAACCGGCAGTAGGTGTTAGATATACATGAATAATATGGGAAGAGATCACCATTGAGACTTTTGTGGaatatgagtttttttttaataGTAAATTCTCTCTGATGTTTCTAATGCAAATGTTGTAAATTTGATCGTTCTTTTCCGCCCCTTAATAGTTCTTACAAATTTATTCGGTATATATGAAGCCCCAAGAGCCTCAAATTCTGTCTTTTTCAAAGATTTTCTTAAAATAAGTTTATTTAGAGGGGTATTTGAAGGACAGAATTCTCTTTTTTGATAATATTGGAAAGAAggaatttcatttcaattatctGTTCTATATTTCGGAAGAAATTTATTTATCATGATAAAGTTGGTGAGTgttggaattttttttaaaatttacaataaaACAAGGTGGGTGGCATTTTGGAAAATTTAAGCTCGATTGTTAAGTTTGGGTTCGGCTcaaaaaataagtttaaattttTGCTTAATCTCAGTTTAGATTATAAATGTTAAATTCAGGTATAAATTGACCTATCTCATATTAAAACTTATAGTAtcgatatttaatttttttttttttaaattttcaaaacattAAACTTTAAGAGAGTGTTGATATTAGGTAGGATATTGATACTTTTGTGAAATGTATCAATACTTTATTAAGGTTATCGGTACTTTTGATATTTTAGATATATATTTAGGTTGGGCCTGGGCTAAGGGTAAAAAAGGGCTTATTCAAGGCTTGACTCATTTATAAAACGAGTATTGTTTTTTGTCTAATATTATATTTCAAGTCTATATTTTTGTTCAAActcttttatattttgaatgtgTTGTCTTGTAATTGCAAATGAATTATCTAATAAATaggtaaaatttttgaaaaaaatttgtaaatgagttacttgataaaaaaaaaattgaaaaacgaATTCCTTCAGAATATTTGATCATAATTTTGGTAATCTTTCATGATTTTCAGTATTGTCTTATAATTTTAGTATGACGTCAAAATTTCttatttgttttcaaaataaaggtTTGGCTTGAGAAatcaattttaaaagaaataaaatatttttgcaTACTAATAGAatttaaaactaataaa
The Gossypium arboreum isolate Shixiya-1 chromosome 10, ASM2569848v2, whole genome shotgun sequence genome window above contains:
- the LOC108473664 gene encoding transcriptional repressor ILP1, whose amino-acid sequence is MSSGTRARNFRRRGDDVDDDDNGNDNKNNPTSTTATTNPSSSKPATKKIPKLLSFADDENEEETTKSSSNRSRDREREKPFSSRFPKSSSAHKITSMKDRKSSSSLPSNVQPQAGTYTKEALLELQKNTRTLAAPSSRASSMSSEPKIVLKGLLKPQSQNLNSQQENVPQHKLDKDEVESRLTTMAIGKEVDMDSSAFPDQATIEAIKAKKDRARKSFARPASDYISLDSGSNRGGIEEEFSDEEEAEFRGRLLGESGKKGVFEVVEERAIGVVSRKDEIHDEDNDDEEEKLWEEEQFRKGLGKRLDDASNGVVISSNTTAGVAMIHNMPQQHQKRFGYSTIASYGSMMPSVPPTPSSSIVGAAGASQGLDVASISQQAEIAKKALQENLRRLKESHARTISSLSKADENLSASLFNITALEKSLSAAGEKFIFMQKLRDYVSVICEFLQHKAPLIEELEEHMQKLNEERALAVLERRSANNDDEMLEVEAAVKAAMLVFSERGSSAIMIEVATNAAQAASVAIREQVNLPVKLDEFGRDVNRQKRLDMERRAEARQRRKARFDSKRLSSMETDHSYQKIEGESSTDESDSEGTAYRSNRDMLLQTANEIFSDASEEYSQLSAVKQKFEKLKKDYSSSYRDAYMSLSIPSIFSPYVRLELLRWDPLHGDEDFSDMKWHNLLFNYGFCEDGSSALDDSDANLIPALVEKIALPVLHHEISHCWDLLSTQETKNAVSATSLIIDYVPPSSEALAELLVTIRSRLRDAITDIVVPTWSPLVMKAVPNAARVAAYRFGMSVRLMRNICLWKDILALPVLERLALDDLLCGKILPHIRCIASDVHDAVTRTERIVASLSGVWAGTNVSRDSSSKLQPLVDCVLSLGKTLERRHASGVSESEAGGLARRLKKMLVELNEYDNARDIARRFHLKEAL